A region of the Coregonus clupeaformis isolate EN_2021a unplaced genomic scaffold, ASM2061545v1 scaf2287, whole genome shotgun sequence genome:
TCAGGTAGTTAGTCAGCGACCATAAAAGGACCAGAGCTGTTCAACTGACTCCATGATTACTGCAGCCTTCATTTACAATCTTTATCATCCTGTTTTAACTGTTGTTAAGAGTTGGGAGTTTTTTTAATTCAGAGCCTGGCTCTGCTGTTTGTAGTTCCCTGCTCCCTCCTGGCCTGTACCCTGTACCCTGGGTCAGAACTACAAATCCCAGTTCTGTATGCATTCCTCCAGACTTCTCCTTGCTGTGAATCTAGTTCCTTGGTCAGGTCCAGGGCCTATGGAAGATACAGCTCATTATGGTTCACTCTCTGCATTGTGGGAAATGCGGTTCTCCCTTGCTGGAACACACCGTGCCAGAACTACAGTACATATGGCCAGCCATCGTTACCATTTGTTAGCGAAACAACACTTCTGTTACAATATCACACTTAACACGCTAGCAATGTAGCCTGTAGGGGGCATGCATTCTAAATGGGCCGCTAGTGTAGAGATTGGAACAGAACTAACCTGGTGACTGGTTGGTATGCCCAAGGCAAACAGAACTAGCTGGCCATCCATTCTCCCTGTAGTCTAGCTGGCCATCCATTCTCCCTGTAGTCTAGCTGGCCATCCATTCCCCCTGTAGTCTAGCTGGCCATCCATTCTCCCTGTAGTCTAGCTGGCCAGATCATTCTCCTGTAGTCTAGCGGCTACCATTCTGGTTAGCTAGCGGCCATCCATTGCCAGTTCGTCTGGCCATCCATTCTCCCTGTAGTCTAGCTGGCCATCCATTCTCCCTGTAGTCTAGCTGGCCATCCATTCTCCCTGTAGTCTAGCTGGCCATCCATTCTCCCTGTAGTCTAGCTGGCCATCCATTCTCCCTGTAGTCTAGCTGGCCGATCCTTCTCTCTGTAGTCCGGCTACCAGTCTGTTAGATAGAAGCCCACATGATGCCAGATCTTCTTCTCTAGTCCGGCTACCAGTCTGGTTAGATAACGCTCCACATGATGCCAGATCTTCTTCTCTAGTCCGGCTACCAGTCTGGTTAGATAACGCTCCACATGATGCCAGATCTTCTTCTCTAGTCCGGCTACCAGTCTGGTTAGATAACGCTCCACATGATGCCAGATCTTCTTCTCTAGTCCGGCTACCAGTCTGGTTAGATAACGCTCCACATGATGCCAGATCTTCTTCTCTAGTCCGGCTACCAGTCTGGTTAGATAACGCTCCACATGATGCCAGATCTTCTTCTCTAGTCCGGCTACCAGTCTGATAACGCTCCACATGATGCCAGAACTTCTTCTCTAGTCCGGCTACCAGTCTGGTTAGATAACGCTCCACATGATGCCAGATCTTCTTCTCTAGTCCGGCTACCAGTCTGGTTAGATAACGCTCCACATGATGCCAGATCTTCTTCTCTAGTCCGGCTACCAGTCTGGTTAGATAACGCTCCACATGATGCCAGATCTTCTTCTCTAGTCCGGCTACCAGTCTGGTTAGATAACGCTCCACATGATGCCAGATCTTCTTCTCTAGTCCGGCTACCAGTCTGGTTAGATAACGCTCCACATGATGCCAGATCTTCTTCTCTAGTCCGGCTACCAGTCTGGTTAGATAACGCTCCACATGATGCCAGATCTTCTTCTCTAGTCCGGCTACCAGTCTGGTTAGATAACGCTCCACATGATGCCAGATCTTCTTCTCTAGTCCGGCTACCAGTCTGGTTAGATAACGCTCCACATGATGCCAGATCTTCTTCTCTAGTCCGGCTACCAGTCTGGTTAGATAACGCTCCACATGATGCCAGATCTTCTTCTCTAGTCCGGCTACCAGTCTGGTTAGATAACGCTCCACATGATGCCAGATCTTCTTCTCTAGTCCGGCTACCAGTCTGGTTAGATAACGCTCCACATGATGCCAGATCTTCTTCTCTAGTCCGGCTACCAGTCTGGTTAGATAACGCTCCACATGATGCCAGATCTTCTTCTCTAGTCCGGCTACCAGTCTGGTTAGATAACGCTCCACATGATGCCAGATCTTCTTCTCTAGTCCGGCTACCAGTCTGGTTAGATAACGCTCCACATGATGCCAGATCTTCTTCTCTAGTCCGGCTACCAGTCTGGTTAGATAACGCTCCACATGATGCCAGATCTTCTTCTCTAGTCCGGCTACCAGTCTGGTTAGATAACGCTCCACATGATGCCAGATCTTCTTCTCTAGTCCGGCTACCAGTCTGGTTAGATAACGCTCCACATGATGCCAGATCTTCTTCTCTAGTCCGGCTACCAGTCTGGTTAGATAACGCTCCACATGATGCCAGATCTTCTTCTCTAGTCCGGCTACCAGTCTGGTTAGATAACGCTCCACATGATGCCAGATCTTCTTCTCTAGTCCGGCTACCAGTCTGGTTAGATAACGCTCCACATGATGCCAGATCTTCTTCTCTAGTCCGGCTACCAGTCTGGTTAGATAACGCTCCACATGATGCCAGATCTTCTTCTCTAGTCCGGCTACCAGTCTGGTTAGATAACGCTCCACATGATGCCAGATCTTCTTCTCTAGTCCGGCTACCAGTCTGGTTAGATAACGCTCCACATGATGCCAGATCTTCTTCTCTAGTCCGGCTACCAGTCTGGTTAGATAACGCTCCACATGATGCCAGATCTTCTTCTCTAGTCCGGCTACCAGTCTGGTTAGATAACGCTCCACATGATGCCAGATCTTCTTCTCTAGTCCGGCTACCAGTCTGGTTAGATAACGCTCCACATGATGCCAGATCTTCTTCTCTAGTCCGGCTACCAGTCTGGTTAGATAACGCTCCACATGATGCCAGATCTTCTTCTCTAGTCCGGCTACCAGTCTGGTTAGATAACGCTCCACATGATGCCAGATCTTCTTCTCTAGTCCGGCTACCAGTCTGGTTAGATAACGCTCCACATGATGCCAGATCTTCTTCTCTAGTCCGGCTACCAGTCTGGTTAGATAACGCTCCACATGATGCCAGATCTTCTTCTCTAGTCCGGCTACCAGTCTGGTTAGATAACGCTCCACATGATGCCAGATCTTCTTCTCTAGTCCGGCTACCAGTCTGGTTAGATAACGCTCCACATGATGCCAGAACTTCTTCTCTAGTCCGGCTACCAGTCTGGTTAGATAACGCTCCACATGATGCCAGATCTTCTTCTCTAGTCCGGCTACCAGTCTGGTTAGATAACGCTCCACATGATGCCAGATCTTCTTCTCTAGTCCGGCTACCAGTCTGGTTAGATAACGCTCCACATGATGCCAGATCTTCTTCTCTAGTCCGGCTACCAGTCTGGTTAGATAACGCTCCACATGATGCCAGATCTTCTTCTCTAGTCCGGCTACCAGTCTGGTTAGATAACGCTCCACATGATGCCAGATCTTCTTCTCTAGTCCGGCTACCAGTCTGGTTAGATAACGCTCCACATGATGCCAGAACTTCTTCTCTAGTCTGGCTACCAGTCTGGTTAGATAACGCTCCACATGATGCCAGATCTTCTTCTCTAGTCCGGCTACCAGTCTGGTTAGATAACGCTCCACATGATGCCAGATCTTCTTCTCTAGTCCGGCTACCAGTCTGGTTAGATAACGCTCCACATGATGCCAGATCTTCTTCTCTAGTCCGGCTACCAGTCTGGTTAGATAACGCTCCACATGATGCCAGATCTTCTTCTCTAGTCCGGCTACCAGTCTGGTTAGATAACGCTCCACATGATGCCAGAACTTCTTCTCTAGTCC
Encoded here:
- the LOC123488427 gene encoding uncharacterized protein LOC123488427, translating into MSEYKEWSVIRLVAGLEKKIWHHVERYLTRLVAGLEKKIWHHVERYLTRLVAGLEKKIWHHVERYLTRLVARLEKKIWHHVERYLTRLVAGLEKKIWHHVERYLTRLVAGLEKKIWHHVERYLTRLVAGLEKKIWHHVERYLTRLVAGLEKKIWHHVERYLTRLIAGLEKKIWHHVERYLTRLVAGLEKKIWHHVERYLTRLVAGLEKKIWHHVERYLTRLVAGLEKKIWHHVERYLTRLVAGLEKKIWHHVERYLTRLVAGLEKKFWHHVERYLTRLVAGLEKKIWHHVERYLTRLVAGLEKKIWHHVERYLTRLVAGLEKKIWHHVERYLTRLVAGLEKKIWHHVERYLTRLVAGLEKKIWHHVERYLTRLVAGLEKKIWHHVERYLTRLVAGLEKKFWHHVERYLTRLVAGLEKKIWHHVERYLTRLVAGLEKKIWHHVERYLTRLVAGLEKKIWHHVERYLTRLVAGLEKKIWHHVERYLTRLVARLEKKFWHHVERYLTRLVAGLEKKIWHHVERYLTRLVAGLEKKIWHHVERYLTRLVAGLEKKIWHHVERYLTRLVAGLEKKIWHHVERYLTRLVAGLEKKIWHHVERYLTRLVAGLEKKFWHHVERYLTRLVAGLEKKIWHHVERYLTRLVAGLEKKIWHHVERYLTRLVAGLEKKIWHHVERYLTRLVAGLEKKIWHHVERYLTRLVAGLEKKIWHHVERYLTRLVAGLEKKIWHHVERYLTRLVAGLEKKIWHHVERYLTRLVAGLEKKIWHHVERYLTRLVAGLEKKIWHHVERYLTRLVAGLEKKIWHHVERYLTRLVAGLEKKIWHHVERYLTRLVAGLEKKIWHHVERYLTRLVAGLEKKIWHHVERYLTRLVAGLEKKIWHHVERYLTRLVAGLEKKIWHHVERYLTRLVAGLEKKIWHHVERYLTRLVAGLEKKIWHHVERYLTRLVAGLEKKIWHHVERYLTRLVAGLEKKIWHHVERYLTRLVAGLEKKIWHHVERYLTRLVAGLEKKIWHHVERYLTRLVAGLEKKIWHHVERYLTRLVAGLEKKIWHHVERYLTRLVAGLEKKIWHHVERYLTRLVAGLEKKIWHHVERYLTRLVAGLEKKIWHHVERYLTRLVAGLEKKIWHHVERYLTRLVAGLEKKIWHHVERYLTRLVAGLEKKIWHHVERYLTRLVAGLEKKIWHHVERYLTRLVAGLEKKIWHHVERYLTRLVAGLEKKIWHHVERYLTRLVAGLEKKIWHHVGFYLTDW